Proteins found in one Clostridium butyricum genomic segment:
- a CDS encoding FecCD family ABC transporter permease, whose translation MESKKKKYYIYISVLSIFLLLLIVISASIGSSSIGIFDSFKLILSKIPLLNRMVDTEDVKQVYEVIVWKVRLPRILQSSLVGGALAVVGCTFQAIFRNSLADPHILGISSGAALGATLAILSGITLNFMGIGVVSIFAFIGAVLTVMLVYKLGGIGGKVLVTNLLLTGTAISTMLSSAISLLMIYNREQLEKVYLWTLGSFSSSNWSKVLFLFLVSIISVTIIFMFSRELNIMLTGDEAASSLGIDTGKVKNILIIISAFLVAGSVCVSGTIGFVGLIIPHCMRLLVGSDHRILLPFSYLGGSFFMILCDTIARTAAQPTEIPVGVITAFFGAPYFIYLLYRNTKNRSF comes from the coding sequence GTGGAGTCAAAAAAGAAGAAATACTATATTTATATTAGTGTACTATCTATTTTTCTGCTCCTTTTAATTGTAATTTCAGCATCTATTGGATCATCATCTATAGGGATTTTTGATAGTTTTAAATTAATATTATCAAAGATTCCACTTTTAAATAGAATGGTGGATACAGAAGATGTAAAACAGGTATATGAAGTAATTGTATGGAAGGTGCGTCTGCCAAGAATATTGCAGTCTTCTCTAGTTGGAGGAGCTCTTGCTGTGGTGGGCTGCACCTTTCAAGCAATATTTAGAAACTCTTTAGCAGACCCTCATATACTTGGAATTTCATCAGGAGCGGCACTAGGTGCTACATTGGCAATTTTATCTGGAATCACATTGAATTTTATGGGTATTGGAGTTGTAAGCATCTTTGCATTCATTGGCGCAGTTCTTACTGTTATGCTTGTATATAAGCTTGGAGGAATAGGAGGAAAAGTACTTGTAACAAATTTATTACTTACAGGTACAGCCATAAGTACAATGTTAAGCTCAGCAATATCACTTCTTATGATTTATAACAGAGAGCAACTTGAGAAAGTTTATTTATGGACACTTGGAAGCTTTAGTTCATCAAACTGGAGTAAGGTTTTATTTTTATTTTTAGTATCTATAATAAGTGTAACTATTATTTTTATGTTTAGCAGAGAACTAAATATTATGCTCACTGGAGATGAAGCTGCTTCAAGTTTAGGAATAGATACAGGAAAAGTAAAAAATATTTTAATAATCATTTCTGCATTTCTTGTTGCAGGAAGTGTATGCGTAAGTGGAACAATAGGTTTTGTAGGCCTTATTATACCACATTGTATGAGGCTTTTAGTAGGTTCAGATCATAGAATACTTCTTCCTTTTTCATATTTGGGAGGATCATTTTTTATGATTTTATGTGATACTATAGCTAGAACAGCAGCACAGCCAACAGAAATACCTGTAGGAGTTATTACAGCATTTTTTGGAGCACCGTATTTTATATATCTTTTATATAGAAATACAAAAAACAGAAGCTTTTGA